In Silene latifolia isolate original U9 population chromosome 3, ASM4854445v1, whole genome shotgun sequence, a single window of DNA contains:
- the LOC141648878 gene encoding uncharacterized protein LOC141648878, with the protein MYQHKALNTNAKLKSIEVADEDTCFICSRVEENLYHLFFSCDYSRKVIGEIENWIRVPLPRQGLSDWRTRGTGTKLKQGIVNVILNATIYNIWRQRNLSKFELKLNRPEKVAQNIKTEMRARISGVIKGVIDDCDRGWLRQMQIEI; encoded by the coding sequence ATGTATCAACACAAAGCTTTAAACACAAATGCAAAACTGAAGAGCATAGAGGTTGCAGATGAGGATACCTGTTTCATTTGCAGTAGAGTAGAGGAGAATTTGTACCATCTTTTCTTTTCTTGCGATTATAGTAGGAAAGTGATTGGAGAAATTGAGAATTGGATTCGGGTACCACTTCCAAGGCAAGGTCTATCAGATTGGAGAACTCGAGGGACTGGGACGAAGCTTAAGCAAGGGATTGTGAATGTGATTCTCAATGCGACTATATACAACATTTGGAGACAACGAAATCTGAGTAAGTTTGAGCTCAAACTGAATCGCCCAGAGAAAGTAGCCCAGAATATCAAAACTGAGATGAGAGCAAGGATCTCGGGTGTGATAAAGGGAGTGATTGATGACTGTGATCGGGGCTGGTTGAGGCAGATGCAAATTGAGATCTAG
- the LOC141647454 gene encoding large ribosomal subunit protein eL31-like has translation MVEKTKGRKEEVVTREYTINLHKRLHGCTFKKKAPNAIKEIRKFAEKAMGTKDVRVDVKLNKQIWCRGIRSVPRRIRVRIARKRNDDEDAKEELYSLVTVTEIPAEGLKGLGTKVIDDDE, from the exons ATGGTGGAGAAAACTAAGGGAAGGAAGGAAGAGGTCGTCACTAGGGAGTACACCATCAACCTCCACAAACGTCTTCATGGATG CACATTCAAAAAGAAGGCCCCTAATGCCATCAAGGAGATCCGCAAGTTTGCTGAAAAAGCAATGGGTACCAAGGATGTCAGAGTTGATGTCAAGCTGAACAAGCAAATCTGGTGCAGAGGTATCCGCAGTGTACCCAGGAGAATCAGAGTGCGCATTGCACGTAAGAGAAACGATGATGAAGATGCAAAGGAAGAGCTTTACTCTCTTGTCACAGTCACCGAGATTCCAGCTGAAGGTTTGAAGGGTTTGGGCACCAAGGTCATTGATGACGATGAATGA
- the LOC141647455 gene encoding cell division cycle 5-like protein isoform X1, with protein sequence MKISIKGGVWQNLPSSLFIPKYAKGDIVRSNESLGSSKGEWTIKEDENLLHLAKLMPMQWKTIAPIVGRSPSQCLERYEKLIAAGIDDTPSNKRKRRDYDKVRRVRQSKFPTTVEEFEGETRVDKESEEQEKIEEGVSDRIAFKKAEEEVRLQSLLRNRSNVLQIELPRPLAGSVELIRHSLMRADEDKSSFVPLTDIQQADEIIRKELLSLLEHDNANYPLSDKQKNKGVKRTANGVPIIDDFEQAELNEASSLIEEEAQCLRRAMGHKEDSLDEFVETRRTCLNDLMNFPTRSAYGLSTIAGTAAEKLSALQNEFEHVKMKIDDDNKKAQRSERKIDIRTDGNKAREAKLREQIELTFNQMNTAGIELDCFLALQRQEKAAALLRMKGLWEEVQKQKELETSLQKRYGDVVAELERIQVLMEQYKIQAQQLEELKAKKQAEEDEAKKQTEEAEANKQTEELASEVLNTVEVPKPVSMMMDVGI encoded by the exons ATGAAGATTTCGATAAAGGGAGGTGTTTGGCAGAACCTTCCTTCTTCGTTGTTCATTCCTAAATATGCTAAAGGAGATATAGTTCGCTCCAACGAGTCGCTTGGTTCTtccaag GGAGAGTGGACAATAAAAGAAGATGAAAATTTACTTCATCTTGCTAAGCTCATGCCGATGCAGTGGAAAACTATAGCACCAATTGTTGGTCGTAGTCCATCACAGTGCCTTGAACGTTATGAGAAACTGATTGCTGCGGGTATAGATGATACGCCGAGTAAtaagaggaaaagaagagactATGATAAAGTTAGACGCGTAAGACAGTCTAAATTTCCTACGACAGTTGAGGAGTTTGAAGGAGAAACAAGGGTGGATAAGGAGTCTGAAGAACAAGAGAAGATTGAAGAAGGTGTGTCGGATAGGATAGCTTTTAAAAAAGCCGAGGAAGAGGTGAGGTTACAGTCATTGCTGAGGAATAGATCAAATGTTCTGCAGATAGAGCTGCCTCGCCCTCTAGCTGGTTCGGTTGAGCTCATTAGACACTCATTGATGAGAGCTGATGAAGACAAGAGCTCTTTTGTCCCACTAACTGACATTCAGCAAGCAGATGAAATTATAAGAAAGGAGTTGCTGTCCTTGTTAGAGCATGATAACGCCAACTACCCACTAAGCGATAAACAGAAAAACAAGGGAGTTAAGCGTACAGCCAATGGAGTCCCTATTATTGATGATTTTGAACAAGCGGAACTGAATGAG GCCAGCTCTCTTATTGAAGAGGAGGCTCAATGTTTACGTAGAGCAATGGGACACAAAGAGGATTCACTTGATGAATTTGTTGAGACTCGTAGGACTTGCTTGAATGATTTGATGAATTTCCCAACTCGTAGTGCTTATGGTCTCTCAACTATAGCTGGAACTGCTGCTGAGAAACTTTCAGCACTCCAGAATGAATTTGAACACGTCAAGATGAAAATTGATGATGATAACAAAAAGGCACAGCGGAGTGAGAGGAAGATTGATATTCGCACTGATGGTAACAAG GCACGAGAGGCTAAACTCAGGGAACAAATCGAGCTAACCTTCAATCAGATGAATACAGCCGGGATAGAATTGGATTGCTTTCTAGCTTTACAGAGGCAGGAAAAAGCAGCAGCTTTATTAAGGATGAAGGGTCTTTGGGAGGAAGTTCAGAAGCAGAAAGAGCTAGAAACTAGTTTACAGAAACGTTATGGAGATGTTGTCGCGGAACTGGAGAGGATTCAGGTATTGATGGAGCAGTACAAGATACAAGCTCAACAACTAGAAGAACTAAAAGCAAAGAAGCAAGCTGAAGA
- the LOC141647455 gene encoding cell division cycle 5-like protein isoform X2 encodes MPMQWKTIAPIVGRSPSQCLERYEKLIAAGIDDTPSNKRKRRDYDKVRRVRQSKFPTTVEEFEGETRVDKESEEQEKIEEGVSDRIAFKKAEEEVRLQSLLRNRSNVLQIELPRPLAGSVELIRHSLMRADEDKSSFVPLTDIQQADEIIRKELLSLLEHDNANYPLSDKQKNKGVKRTANGVPIIDDFEQAELNEASSLIEEEAQCLRRAMGHKEDSLDEFVETRRTCLNDLMNFPTRSAYGLSTIAGTAAEKLSALQNEFEHVKMKIDDDNKKAQRSERKIDIRTDGNKAREAKLREQIELTFNQMNTAGIELDCFLALQRQEKAAALLRMKGLWEEVQKQKELETSLQKRYGDVVAELERIQVLMEQYKIQAQQLEELKAKKQAEEDEAKKQTEEAEANKQTEELASEVLNTVEVPKPVSMMMDVGI; translated from the exons ATGCCGATGCAGTGGAAAACTATAGCACCAATTGTTGGTCGTAGTCCATCACAGTGCCTTGAACGTTATGAGAAACTGATTGCTGCGGGTATAGATGATACGCCGAGTAAtaagaggaaaagaagagactATGATAAAGTTAGACGCGTAAGACAGTCTAAATTTCCTACGACAGTTGAGGAGTTTGAAGGAGAAACAAGGGTGGATAAGGAGTCTGAAGAACAAGAGAAGATTGAAGAAGGTGTGTCGGATAGGATAGCTTTTAAAAAAGCCGAGGAAGAGGTGAGGTTACAGTCATTGCTGAGGAATAGATCAAATGTTCTGCAGATAGAGCTGCCTCGCCCTCTAGCTGGTTCGGTTGAGCTCATTAGACACTCATTGATGAGAGCTGATGAAGACAAGAGCTCTTTTGTCCCACTAACTGACATTCAGCAAGCAGATGAAATTATAAGAAAGGAGTTGCTGTCCTTGTTAGAGCATGATAACGCCAACTACCCACTAAGCGATAAACAGAAAAACAAGGGAGTTAAGCGTACAGCCAATGGAGTCCCTATTATTGATGATTTTGAACAAGCGGAACTGAATGAG GCCAGCTCTCTTATTGAAGAGGAGGCTCAATGTTTACGTAGAGCAATGGGACACAAAGAGGATTCACTTGATGAATTTGTTGAGACTCGTAGGACTTGCTTGAATGATTTGATGAATTTCCCAACTCGTAGTGCTTATGGTCTCTCAACTATAGCTGGAACTGCTGCTGAGAAACTTTCAGCACTCCAGAATGAATTTGAACACGTCAAGATGAAAATTGATGATGATAACAAAAAGGCACAGCGGAGTGAGAGGAAGATTGATATTCGCACTGATGGTAACAAG GCACGAGAGGCTAAACTCAGGGAACAAATCGAGCTAACCTTCAATCAGATGAATACAGCCGGGATAGAATTGGATTGCTTTCTAGCTTTACAGAGGCAGGAAAAAGCAGCAGCTTTATTAAGGATGAAGGGTCTTTGGGAGGAAGTTCAGAAGCAGAAAGAGCTAGAAACTAGTTTACAGAAACGTTATGGAGATGTTGTCGCGGAACTGGAGAGGATTCAGGTATTGATGGAGCAGTACAAGATACAAGCTCAACAACTAGAAGAACTAAAAGCAAAGAAGCAAGCTGAAGA